The region CGCGGCGCGGTCTCCTCGATCTCCAGAGCGGGCATCTTTTCTGCCTGCCGCAGATCCTCGGGCTGCGCCCCTTTTTTCAGGATCATACGCACCGAGCGGCCCTGGATCATGCCGTCGCTGACCTGCGGCTGCCGCAGGATACGCCGCAGCAGACGGCGGTTGTTCTCCTCTGAACTGGTGACGAGGAAGCTGCGCCCGGCCATGGTTTGCGTCAGTGCTTTCGGTTCGCCCTGATACAGCAGTTCGCCTTCGTTCATTAACAACACATCGCGGCACTGCTCGGCTTCATCAAGGTAGGAGGTGCTCCAGAGGATCAGCATGCCGTCGCCGGCCAGTTCATGCACCATCTGCCACAGTTCGCGACGGGAAATCGGATCGACACCGACACCCGGCTCATCCAGCAACAGCACTTTCGGTTCGCCGACCAGCGTACAGGCCAGCCCCAGCTTCTGTTTCATGCCGCCGGAGAGTTTCCCGGCCAGCCGCCCGGTAAACGGGGCGAGGGCGGTGAACTCCAGCAGCCGCGCAAATGTCTGGCGGCGCTGCTCGCCGGTAACGCTGCGCAAATCGGCATACAGATTGAGGTTTTCCATGACCGTCAAATCTTCATACAGGCCAAACTTCTGCGGCATATAGCCGAGCATGGCATGCAGTTCGCTGTCATTGGCGATGGGGTCGAGGCCCATGACGCGCGCGCTGCCTTCATCCGGGCGCATCAGCCCGGCAAGGATGCGCATCAGCGTGGTTTTCCCGGCGCCATCCGGCCCGACAAGGCCGGTGACATATCCCGCTTTGATCTCACAATCCAGCCGCGCGACGGCGGGTTTTTCCATTCCGGCAAAGCGCTTTACTAACCCGCGCAGATGGATAGCCGCGTCATTCATGGCGCGCCTCGCCGCTAAAGCGCAGCGTAACAGGCATCCCCTGGCGCAGGCTGTCATCGGCATCGGTCACAATAATGCGCAGGCGATAGACCAGATCGGTACGCAAATCCGGGGTTTCGACGGTTTTTGGCGTGAATTCGGCGGTGGGTGAAACAAAGCCAATTTTGCCGTGATAAGGCTTATCCGGGCGGCCATCGGTATACAGCAAAACCTCTTGCCCCGGCTGTGCCTGGTGCAAATTGCGTTCACCCACATAGGCGCGAACCCATACCGGGCGGGTCAGGGAGAGGGTTAATACAGTGCTTCCGGCGCTGAGCATGCTGCCGGGTTCGACAGCGCGCGTCAGCACGGTGCCGTTACTCGGCGCGATAAGCGTGGTGTCATGCAGATCCAGTTGCGCCTGTGCCAGCGCGGCTTCGGCTTGTTCCAGGCTGGCTTTTGCCTGGGCGATTTCCTGCGGGCGATTACCGGCGCGGTACTGGCTCAGTTTATCTTGTGCCGATTTCAGCGTTGCCTGGGCCTGATCCCGTGAGGAGCGGGCATTTTCCAGGTCGTTTGCCGAAATCGCCCGGCTTTTCATCAGTCCCTGCTGGCGCTGAAAGAAGTTCTGCGCGTAATCATATGCCGCTTGTGCCTGACGCACGGCGGCGACGGCCTGGGCTATCTCTTCATCACGGTAACCGGCAGTCGCCAGCGAGTATTTTGCCTGTGCCGTTGCGACATTGGCTTGTGCCTGCAACAGCGCGTTTTCATAGGGTGCTTTATCTATTTCGCCAAGTGTTTGCCCGGCGCTTATCGCATCCCCTTCATCCACGTTCAGCGCAGAGAGCCGCCCGCCAACGCGGAAACTTAAATTCACCGTGCGGATGTCGACATTCCCGTACAGGGTGAGCGTGCGGTCTTGTTTGCTTTGATACCACATCCAGCCGCCGCCCAGCGCGGCCAGTACCACTACAACTATCACTACCACGACGATGGGTTTTTTCATCACGTTGAACTCCTGTTCGTTAATCCTTGCAAGATAAGATCGATATGACAGGTGATGACCTGATAAATCTGTGTCGCTTTCTCTTCATCAAACTGCGTCCATCCGGCGCGCAGCAAAATGGTTTCCCGCCCGAGGCGAAAGGCGAGGATCTGGCCGATAAGCGCATGGGTATGAATAATGGTTTGCGTATCTTTGGCGTCGCGCCCGGTGTAGGCGGCGAGCAGTGCCGTAAAGTGGCTGTGCAGCGGCGCAATCACCTGGTCATGCACCAACTGGTAAGCGCGCGTCGGCGAGAGCTGTTCGCGGGAGATAAATTTGCTCAGGTTGAGCGTCTCGTCATGAGTGAGCAGCACAATCATGTTTTTACAGGCGCGGTGGATCAGCTCGCGAATGGCGGCTTTATCCGGGGTGGGCTGGGCGAACAGCTCTTCGGCGGCCTGCACATGCGGGCGAAAATTGTCGCTGATAAAATCGGCGATCCACTGCGCGCAGGCGAGATATAAATCCTCTTTTGAGCCAAAATAGTAAGTGA is a window of Enterobacter sp. R4-368 DNA encoding:
- a CDS encoding ATP-binding cassette domain-containing protein, yielding MNDAAIHLRGLVKRFAGMEKPAVARLDCEIKAGYVTGLVGPDGAGKTTLMRILAGLMRPDEGSARVMGLDPIANDSELHAMLGYMPQKFGLYEDLTVMENLNLYADLRSVTGEQRRQTFARLLEFTALAPFTGRLAGKLSGGMKQKLGLACTLVGEPKVLLLDEPGVGVDPISRRELWQMVHELAGDGMLILWSTSYLDEAEQCRDVLLMNEGELLYQGEPKALTQTMAGRSFLVTSSEENNRRLLRRILRQPQVSDGMIQGRSVRMILKKGAQPEDLRQAEKMPALEIEETAPRFEDAFIDLLGGAGTSESPLGAILHTVEGSAEETVIEAKSLTKKFGDFAATDNVNFAVKRGEIFGLLGPNGAGKSTTFKMMCGLLVPTDGQALVLNMDLKVSSGKARQHLGYMAQKFSLYGNLTVEQNLRFFSGVYGLRGRAQNEKIDRMSEAFGLKSIASHATDELPLGFKQRLALACSLMHEPDILFLDEPTSGVDPLTRREFWLHINSMVEKGVTVMVTTHFMDEAEYCDRIGLVYRGKLIASGTPDALKAQTADADHPDPTMEHAFITLIHNWDKEHHDER
- the hlyD gene encoding secretion protein HlyD, with product MKKPIVVVVIVVVVLAALGGGWMWYQSKQDRTLTLYGNVDIRTVNLSFRVGGRLSALNVDEGDAISAGQTLGEIDKAPYENALLQAQANVATAQAKYSLATAGYRDEEIAQAVAAVRQAQAAYDYAQNFFQRQQGLMKSRAISANDLENARSSRDQAQATLKSAQDKLSQYRAGNRPQEIAQAKASLEQAEAALAQAQLDLHDTTLIAPSNGTVLTRAVEPGSMLSAGSTVLTLSLTRPVWVRAYVGERNLHQAQPGQEVLLYTDGRPDKPYHGKIGFVSPTAEFTPKTVETPDLRTDLVYRLRIIVTDADDSLRQGMPVTLRFSGEARHE
- the cecR gene encoding transcriptional regulator CecR gives rise to the protein MHTTPTTSRGEQARNQLIAAALAQFGEYGLHATTRDIAAQAGQNIAAITYYFGSKEDLYLACAQWIADFISDNFRPHVQAAEELFAQPTPDKAAIRELIHRACKNMIVLLTHDETLNLSKFISREQLSPTRAYQLVHDQVIAPLHSHFTALLAAYTGRDAKDTQTIIHTHALIGQILAFRLGRETILLRAGWTQFDEEKATQIYQVITCHIDLILQGLTNRSST